One genomic region from Anabaena sp. PCC 7108 encodes:
- a CDS encoding DUF433 domain-containing protein, which yields MNTLSVSKEHIVITPGVCGGKPRIAGHRIKVQDIVIWHERMGMSPDEIVYQYPSISLADVYAALAYYHDHREEIRQHIEEGENFAKQLQGNKPSLVEKILKGENVKQD from the coding sequence ATGAATACTCTATCTGTTAGCAAAGAACACATAGTTATTACTCCGGGAGTATGTGGAGGAAAACCACGCATTGCTGGACATCGGATCAAGGTTCAAGATATTGTCATCTGGCATGAAAGGATGGGAATGTCACCGGATGAAATTGTTTATCAATATCCTAGTATTTCTCTCGCAGATGTTTATGCAGCTTTGGCTTATTATCATGATCACAGGGAAGAAATAAGACAGCACATTGAGGAGGGAGAAAACTTTGCTAAACAATTACAAGGTAATAAACCATCTTTAGTTGAAAAAATATTAAAGGGTGAAAATGTCAAACAAGATTAA
- a CDS encoding DUF5615 family PIN-like protein, with product MSNKIKFHLDENVGNAIANGLRMRGVDVTNSPEEGLIGESDEQQLAFAVSQKRVIFTFDDDFLSLAATGIEHCGIIYARQKRQSIGKVISDLVLVWECLEPEYMYNNIEFL from the coding sequence ATGTCAAACAAGATTAAGTTTCACCTTGATGAAAATGTTGGTAATGCAATAGCTAACGGTTTGAGAATGAGAGGAGTGGATGTCACCAATTCTCCAGAAGAAGGGTTAATTGGTGAATCTGATGAACAACAATTAGCTTTTGCTGTTTCTCAAAAACGAGTCATTTTTACCTTTGATGATGATTTTCTTAGTTTAGCTGCCACAGGGATTGAACATTGTGGTATTATTTATGCTCGCCAAAAACGTCAGTCAATTGGAAAAGTTATTAGTGATTTAGTTTTAGTTTGGGAATGTTTAGAACCTGAATATATGTACAATAATATTGAATTTTTGTAG
- a CDS encoding AHH domain-containing protein: MSADRYFDHLRIPKDSPLTEYLGISPGEYSGKYDSKEGKLFLKKKGGQDKDKILSGSVSLHELLMILSMAKGDRGDKFTKEEQEIVQKIKRSSNFSGTLEKPHHHIIPIDVCRRSKLVTQAIKFGVFDANSDRNKRPLKVTFHSGSHPKYSNIVETMIEKEWSYLVRADMQEVPDVVEDRLTVVIDYLNKMIDDMIASGICSINNVWDL; this comes from the coding sequence ATGTCTGCTGATCGTTATTTTGATCATTTACGTATTCCTAAAGATTCGCCATTAACTGAGTATCTAGGAATTTCTCCAGGTGAATACTCTGGAAAATATGATAGCAAAGAAGGAAAATTATTTTTAAAAAAGAAAGGTGGGCAAGATAAAGACAAAATTTTATCAGGTTCAGTATCTCTTCATGAATTACTCATGATTCTATCAATGGCTAAGGGTGATAGAGGAGACAAATTTACAAAAGAAGAGCAAGAAATAGTTCAAAAAATTAAACGTTCAAGCAATTTCTCTGGTACTTTGGAAAAGCCACATCATCATATTATTCCAATAGATGTTTGTAGGCGCAGTAAATTGGTTACTCAGGCAATAAAATTTGGAGTGTTTGATGCAAATTCTGATCGAAATAAAAGACCCTTAAAAGTGACTTTTCACAGTGGTTCACATCCAAAATATTCAAATATTGTAGAAACAATGATTGAAAAAGAATGGAGTTATTTAGTCAGGGCTGATATGCAAGAAGTTCCTGATGTAGTTGAGGACAGATTAACAGTTGTGATTGATTATCTAAATAAGATGATAGATGATATGATAGCATCTGGAATTTGTTCAATAAATAATGTATGGGATTTATAA
- a CDS encoding DUF4351 domain-containing protein — MITVTEVLQVVDELVFKHTGNHLTDLQRSAVKGIWEGDTYSKIADEFGYESENHVGNVSRELYKILSKELGEDVTKSNFCWSIERIGNSFNPQLIGIGIKNHVNWCPNNKDTQKTEVNKEDKIKQITTYINLKQSPKITHLYGRTNELATLSKWIENPRTRLISILGIAGIGKTSFVRHFIDTHTITFDAVIWKNIKLSNSLNSILTEIVTELNVNNFEKNLIRQLLSEDIMQESVIYQDILQKGEQKGEKIGEQKEAFRFLNRQLNRRFGEIALPIIEKMRLLSTEQLEILGEEFLDFSNISDLVNWLDRQN, encoded by the coding sequence ATGATAACTGTTACAGAAGTGTTACAAGTAGTGGATGAGCTAGTCTTTAAACACACGGGAAACCACCTAACCGACTTACAGAGAAGTGCTGTTAAAGGCATTTGGGAAGGTGATACTTATAGTAAAATCGCTGATGAATTTGGTTATGAAAGCGAAAATCATGTTGGAAATGTAAGTCGTGAATTATATAAAATCTTGTCTAAAGAATTAGGTGAAGATGTAACTAAATCTAATTTTTGTTGGTCTATAGAAAGAATAGGTAATTCATTTAATCCACAGCTTATTGGAATAGGAATAAAAAATCATGTTAATTGGTGTCCTAACAATAAAGATACTCAAAAAACAGAAGTTAATAAAGAAGATAAAATTAAACAAATAACAACCTATATAAACCTCAAACAATCCCCAAAAATCACCCATTTATACGGACGCACCAACGAACTAGCAACCCTATCAAAATGGATAGAAAACCCCAGAACTCGCTTAATATCCATCTTAGGAATTGCAGGTATTGGTAAAACCTCCTTTGTTAGACACTTCATTGATACTCACACCATAACCTTTGATGCAGTTATCTGGAAAAATATTAAACTATCTAACTCCTTAAACTCTATCCTTACAGAAATTGTCACCGAATTAAATGTAAATAACTTCGAGAAAAATCTAATTCGTCAATTATTGAGTGAGGATATTATGCAAGAATCTGTAATTTATCAGGATATTTTGCAAAAGGGTGAACAGAAGGGAGAAAAGATAGGAGAACAAAAAGAAGCTTTTCGTTTCCTGAATCGTCAATTAAATCGGCGCTTTGGTGAAATAGCTTTACCAATAATTGAAAAAATGCGCCTATTATCCACTGAACAATTAGAAATATTAGGAGAAGAGTTTTTAGACTTTTCCAATATATCTGATTTGGTTAATTGGTTAGATAGACAAAATTAA